The Streptomyces sp. NL15-2K genome contains a region encoding:
- a CDS encoding MFS transporter, with product MSTTPRPQALSTDTPPPLDERPADDGALGWLRALGPRGRRAFAGAFGGYALDSYDYFTLPLSMVALAAYFGLDSGQTGLFTTVTLVVSAIGGALAGVLADRVGRVKALMITVITYAVFTVACGFAPNYETLLVFRALQGLGFGGEWAVGAILVAEYASAKHRGRTLGAIQSSWAVGWALAVIMYTLVFSFLGDDLAWRVMFWTGALPALLVIWMRRRVQDAPEAVAVRERSSDKGSFTAIFKPGLLRTTVFAVLLSTGVQGGYYTLATWVPTYLKTERDLSVVGTGGYLTFLISGAFLGYLTGGYLTDRLGRRRNIWLFALLSALCILAYANIPSGANTLLLVLGFPLGFCMSAIFSGFGSYLSELYPTAVRGTGQGFTYNTGRAVGAVFPTTVGFLADSWGVGGALVFGAIGYGIAALALLGLPETRGKELA from the coding sequence GACGACGGGGCGTTGGGCTGGCTGCGCGCCCTCGGCCCGCGCGGTCGCCGCGCCTTCGCGGGCGCCTTCGGCGGCTATGCCCTGGACTCGTACGACTACTTCACGCTGCCGCTGAGCATGGTCGCGCTGGCCGCGTACTTCGGCCTGGACAGCGGGCAGACCGGCCTCTTCACCACCGTCACGCTGGTGGTCTCCGCGATCGGCGGCGCCCTCGCGGGCGTGCTCGCGGACCGCGTCGGCCGGGTGAAGGCGCTGATGATCACGGTGATCACCTACGCGGTCTTCACCGTCGCCTGCGGCTTCGCGCCCAACTACGAGACCCTGCTGGTCTTCCGCGCCCTGCAGGGCCTCGGTTTCGGCGGGGAGTGGGCGGTCGGCGCGATCCTGGTCGCCGAGTACGCGAGCGCCAAGCACCGGGGTCGTACGCTCGGCGCGATCCAGAGCTCGTGGGCCGTGGGCTGGGCACTGGCCGTGATCATGTACACGCTGGTCTTCTCGTTCCTGGGTGACGACCTGGCCTGGCGGGTGATGTTCTGGACCGGCGCGCTGCCCGCGCTGCTGGTCATCTGGATGCGGCGCCGGGTGCAGGACGCCCCCGAGGCGGTCGCGGTCCGCGAGCGGAGTTCCGACAAGGGCTCGTTCACGGCGATCTTCAAACCCGGCCTGCTGCGCACGACGGTCTTCGCGGTCCTGCTCTCCACCGGCGTCCAGGGCGGCTACTACACCCTCGCCACCTGGGTGCCGACCTACCTGAAGACGGAACGCGATCTGTCGGTCGTCGGCACCGGCGGCTATCTGACGTTCCTGATCTCGGGGGCCTTCCTCGGCTACCTGACCGGCGGCTACCTCACCGACCGGCTAGGCCGCCGGCGCAACATCTGGCTGTTCGCCCTGCTGTCGGCGCTGTGCATCCTGGCGTACGCGAACATCCCGAGCGGCGCCAACACCCTGCTCCTGGTGCTCGGTTTCCCGCTCGGCTTCTGCATGTCGGCGATCTTCAGCGGCTTCGGGTCCTACCTGAGCGAGCTGTACCCGACGGCGGTGCGGGGCACCGGACAGGGCTTCACGTACAACACCGGCCGCGCCGTGGGCGCCGTCTTCCCCACCACCGTCGGCTTCCTGGCCGACAGCTGGGGCGTGGGCGGCGCGCTGGTCTTCGGCGCGATCGGTTACGGGATTGCCGCCCTGGCGCTCCTTGGTCTGCCGGAGACGCGTGGGAAGGAACTGGCGTGA